A DNA window from Enterobacter cloacae subsp. cloacae ATCC 13047 contains the following coding sequences:
- the sapB gene encoding putrescine export ABC transporter permease SapB: MIIFTLRRLLLLLVTLFLLTFVGFSLSYFTPHAPLQGSSLWDAWLFWFNGLLHWDFGVSSINGQLISEQLKDVFPATMELCILAFGFALMVGIPVGMLAGIYRNKWQDKFISALALLGFSIPVFWLALLLTLFFSLTMGWLPVSGRFDLLYTVKSVTGFAIIDAWLSDSVWRHEMIVSALRHMVLPVLTLAVAPTTEVIRLMRLSTMEVFDQNYVKAAATRGLSRLTILRRHVLHNALPPVIPRLGLQFSTMLTLAMITEMVFSWPGLGRWLINAIRQQDYAAISAGVMVIGSLVIIVNVISDILGAMANPLKHKEWYALR, encoded by the coding sequence ATGATCATTTTTACCTTGCGTCGACTCCTGTTACTGCTGGTGACGCTCTTTTTACTGACCTTCGTGGGATTCAGCCTGAGCTACTTTACGCCGCACGCCCCGCTTCAGGGATCGTCGCTGTGGGATGCCTGGCTGTTCTGGTTCAACGGCCTGCTGCACTGGGATTTTGGCGTCTCCAGTATCAACGGACAGCTTATCTCTGAGCAGTTGAAAGACGTGTTCCCGGCCACGATGGAGCTCTGTATTCTGGCCTTCGGCTTTGCCCTGATGGTGGGCATTCCAGTGGGCATGCTGGCGGGGATTTATCGCAATAAATGGCAGGATAAATTTATCAGCGCCCTCGCCCTGCTCGGCTTTTCTATCCCGGTCTTCTGGCTGGCGCTGTTGCTGACGCTGTTCTTCTCTCTGACGATGGGCTGGCTGCCGGTTTCAGGCCGCTTTGACCTCCTCTACACGGTTAAATCGGTGACCGGTTTCGCCATTATTGATGCATGGCTCTCTGATTCCGTCTGGCGTCACGAAATGATCGTCAGCGCCCTGCGTCATATGGTGTTGCCGGTGCTAACGCTTGCGGTGGCGCCAACAACCGAAGTGATCCGCCTGATGCGCTTGAGCACCATGGAAGTGTTTGATCAGAACTACGTTAAAGCTGCGGCCACGCGCGGTCTCTCACGCCTGACTATCTTGCGTCGTCACGTACTGCATAACGCGCTCCCGCCGGTTATTCCGCGCCTTGGGCTGCAGTTTTCGACCATGCTAACCCTGGCGATGATCACCGAGATGGTCTTTAGCTGGCCAGGTCTGGGCCGGTGGCTCATTAACGCCATTCGTCAGCAGGATTACGCCGCCATTTCAGCAGGCGTCATGGTGATTGGTTCGCTGGTGATTATTGTTAACGTGATTTCCGATATTTTGGGTGCAATGGCCAACCCGTTGAAGCATAAGGAATGGTATGCCTTACGATAG